Proteins from a single region of Hermetia illucens chromosome 3, iHerIll2.2.curated.20191125, whole genome shotgun sequence:
- the LOC119651938 gene encoding lysosomal acid phosphatase-like, translating to MKILTFSLLIILTISLFGFINAQSTLRAVSMLTRHGDRSPAEDYPTDPYAGYKWPGGPGALSPKGVRELFRSGLIKASRYSPLFAENCGVGSCTLSLDNIYVQSSSIVRCIESAISFLDAFVGIEWPKDLMNVPPAEEDEILVYPGKPCPKYDTDFNVDINSPEFAKVVDFQSDEGQQLIAYIESSTGMDIGSAIVTVTDATLIQLANGLAIPAWAESVYDKYLVPLTDVFFDIFSKSDIMTIRSGRLLKDMIDRLEGFVFGTSAQNIIFYSAHDLTVSGLVQLLEIKDQTEARPSYGAMLHLELHENAEIADDLEVKIFYYLYYGDDNPIDIQIPNCAAPCPFNQFKETVQSKLVSNYDEVCSE from the exons atgaaaatattaacgtttagtttattaattattttgacAATAAGCTTATTTGGTTTCATCAATGCACAGTCTACGCTAAGAGCCGTATCTATG CTTACTCGGCATGGTGACCGATCGCCAGCCGAAGATTACCCTACAGATCCTTATGCTGGTTACAAATGGCCTGGAGGTCCTGGAGCTTTATCGCCG AAAGGGGTTCGTGAGTTATTTCGGTCCGGACTAATAAAGGCAAGCAGGTATTCACCTCTATTTGCTGAGAACTGTGGTGTAGGCTCCTGCACTCTTAGTTTGGATAACATTTACGTTCAAAGCAGTTCAATTGTAAGATGCATTGAGAGTGCGATAAGTTTCTTGGATGCATTCGTAGGTATCGAGTGGCCTAAGGacttgatgaatgttccaccgGCAGAAGAAGATGAG ATTTTGGTTTACCCAGGAAAGCCTTGCCCTAAATATGACACCGACTTTAATGTTGACATAAATTCGCCCGAATTTGCTAAAGTGGTAGATTTTCAAAGTGATGAGGGACAGCAACTAATTGCGTACATCGAAAGTTCTACAGGGATG GATATCGGAAGTGCTATAGTGACCGTTACAGATGCGACCCTTATTCAACTGGCAAATGGACTCGCCATTCCTGCATGGGCTGAATCAGTTTATGACAAATATCTCGTACCCTTAACTGACGTATTCTTCGATATATTTAGCAAATCGGACATTATGACAATTCGTAGTGGTCGTCTATTGAAGGATATGATAGATAGACTTGAAGGATTTGTTTTCGGAACTAGTGCTCAGAACATAATTTTCTATTCGGCCCATGATTTAACCGTTTCGGGTCTGGTGCAGTTACTAGAAATCAAGGATCAAACTGAAGCCCGACCTTCTTATGGAGCGATGTTGCATTTGGAACTTCATGAGAACGCGGAGATTGCAGACGATTTAGAAGTAAAA ATCTTCTACTATTTATATTACGGAGATGACAACCCAATCGACATTCAAATACCAAATTGCGCGGCTCCTTGTCCGTTCAATCAATTCAAAGAAACCGTCCAGTCGAAGCTTGTATCAAACTATGATGAAGTGTGCTCAGAATAA
- the LOC119651890 gene encoding uncharacterized protein LOC119651890, translating to MGDTASVHSRDKHGSDYRGSKDGRRVYYRGRRKKSKSGGKRPKIQHLKKTACSCVKNKVMKSESLSGIVESYSKSSGITAQNKGSFGSIHKSSSDLKQDPSVYDIHKIDTADALRAGRCQPQGYGIIKREHIGAMCPAGSVDLEYLSQNPFFNYLRELRKKHASLAMKELSKKGGQNWRAMSHEEKFPYIIMAQKYREYRLKRLQSGATPVKEESSVESVKQFKAPVVSRKSGKANTKKKQFRNSSYVS from the coding sequence ATGGGAGACACTGCAAGTGTCCATTCGCGTGATAAGCACGGCAGTGACTATCGTGGTTCTAAAGATGGCAGACGTGTATACTATCGTGGGAGacgaaaaaaatccaaatccgGTGGCAAGAGGCCGAAAATTCAACATTTAAAGAAGACTGCATGCTCTTGTGTCAAGAATAAAGTGATGAAATCGGAAAGCTTAAGTGGCATAGTAGAAAGTTATAGTAAGTCTTCCGGGATCACAGCTCAGAATAAGGGAAGTTTCGGAAGTATTCATAAATCTTCATCAGATTTGAAACAAGATCCTTCCGTGTATGATATTCATAAAATTGATACCGCTGACGCTTTACGCGCGGGGAGATGTCAGCCTCAGGGTTATGGTATCATAAAAAgagagcatattggagcgatgtgtcCCGCTGGATCTGTCGATTTGGAATATCTCTCACAAAATCCGTTTTTTAATTATCTACGGGAACTTCGGAAAAAGCACGCGAGTTTAGCAATGAAGGAATTATCGAAAAAGGGTGGACAAAACTGGCGAGCGATGTCGCATGAAGAGAAATTTCCTTATATAATTATGGCTCAAAAGTATCGTGAGTATCGCCTCAAAAGGTTACAAAGCGGTGCAACCCCGGTCAAAGAAGAGTCCTCTGTGGAATCCGTGAAGCAATTCAAAGCGCCGGTTGTTTCCAGGAAAAGTGGAAAAGCCAATACTAAGAAAAAACAATTCAGGAATTCCTCGTATGTGAGCTAA
- the LOC119652264 gene encoding testicular acid phosphatase homolog isoform X1, translating to MQFNMTGMLFGFLLVCCQKRASAKPTLKAVLMLTRHGDRAPNGVYPKDPYLSFRWPGGLGALSKKGERQMKMSGSLKAARYKSLLGSIDNSSVNANIFVLSSSMERCFKSARYFLDGFLTGKWNEDLINVLPHEQDEFLLVKGKSCSPYYKTLFSGCSFEDPDVKNFLKSNNIGSRFFKLLEEKTGLEMTSIGPVFLLDDILSVQRDNGFPLPKWAYSLYDQYIHPIARFAFDKMSSSDYMQIRSGVLLRDMIERLDAVTSDPSRQNIVLYSAHDLTISALMHHMEIIDQCDIKPEYGACFAIELYENPDIPDDYQVKLFYFKNYADQHPAEIKLPFSNKLCTFKEFKDLMNPKVTNDYEKTCSESRSSVVQ from the exons ATGCAATTCAACATGACTGGAATGCTATTTGGATTTCTATTGGTTTGCTGTCAAAAACGAGCTTCTGCAAAACCTACACTCAAAGCAGTCTTAATG CTCACAAGGCACGGAGACCGAGCACCAAATGGAGTTTATCCCAAGGACCCATATTTATCTTTCCGATGGCCGGGCGGCTTGGGAGCTTTATCTAAA AAAGGTGAACGGCAAATGAAAATGTCCGGTTCGCTGAAAGCCGCGAGATATAAGTCCTTACTAGGCTCTATCGACAATTCTTCAGTTAACGCTAATATATTTGTGCTGAGCAGTTCCATGGAACGATGTTTTAAAAGCGCCAGATACTTCCTTGACGGCTTCTTAACTGGCAAATGGAACGAGGATCTTATAAATGTATTACCGCATGAACAGGATGAG TTTCTTCTGGTTAAAGGGAAATCATGTTCTCCATATTATAAAACTTTGTTCAGTGGTTGTTCATTTGAAGATCCGGATGTTAAGAACTTCCTGAAATCAAACAATATTGGTTCtagatttttcaaacttttggaGGAAAAGACTGGATTG GAAATGACTTCAATAGGACCAGTTTTCTTGTTGGACGACATTTTATCAGTACAACGGGACAATGGATTCCCCCTCCCTAAATGGGCCTATTCTCTGTACGATCAATATATCCATCCTATAGCCAGGTTTGCATTTGATAAGATGAGCTCATCGGATTATATGCAAATTCGAAGCGGCGTTCTTTTGAGAGACATGATCGAACGTTTGGACGCTGTAACGTCGGACCCCTCTCGGCAAAATATAGTTCTGTATTCTGCTCATGACTTAACCATAAGTGCGTTGATGCATCATATGGAAATTATTGATCAATGTGATATCAAGCCCGAGTACGGAGCGTGTTTCGCAATTGAACTCTACGAGAATCCAGATATCCCGGACGACTATCAGGTGAAG ttattttattttaaaaactatGCTGATCAGCATCCTGCCGAAATCAAACTACCTTTCTCCAACAAACTGTGTACATTCAAAGAGTTCAAAGATTTGATGAATCCAAAAGTAACAAACGATTACGAAAAGACCTGCAGTGAGAGTAGAA GTTCAGTCGTTCAGTAG
- the LOC119652264 gene encoding lysosomal acid phosphatase-like isoform X4 has product MKMSGSLKAARYKSLLGSIDNSSVNANIFVLSSSMERCFKSARYFLDGFLTGKWNEDLINVLPHEQDEFLLVKGKSCSPYYKTLFSGCSFEDPDVKNFLKSNNIGSRFFKLLEEKTGLEMTSIGPVFLLDDILSVQRDNGFPLPKWAYSLYDQYIHPIARFAFDKMSSSDYMQIRSGVLLRDMIERLDAVTSDPSRQNIVLYSAHDLTISALMHHMEIIDQCDIKPEYGACFAIELYENPDIPDDYQVKLFYFKNYADQHPAEIKLPFSNKLCTFKEFKDLMNPKVTNDYEKTCSESRSSVVQ; this is encoded by the exons ATGAAAATGTCCGGTTCGCTGAAAGCCGCGAGATATAAGTCCTTACTAGGCTCTATCGACAATTCTTCAGTTAACGCTAATATATTTGTGCTGAGCAGTTCCATGGAACGATGTTTTAAAAGCGCCAGATACTTCCTTGACGGCTTCTTAACTGGCAAATGGAACGAGGATCTTATAAATGTATTACCGCATGAACAGGATGAG TTTCTTCTGGTTAAAGGGAAATCATGTTCTCCATATTATAAAACTTTGTTCAGTGGTTGTTCATTTGAAGATCCGGATGTTAAGAACTTCCTGAAATCAAACAATATTGGTTCtagatttttcaaacttttggaGGAAAAGACTGGATTG GAAATGACTTCAATAGGACCAGTTTTCTTGTTGGACGACATTTTATCAGTACAACGGGACAATGGATTCCCCCTCCCTAAATGGGCCTATTCTCTGTACGATCAATATATCCATCCTATAGCCAGGTTTGCATTTGATAAGATGAGCTCATCGGATTATATGCAAATTCGAAGCGGCGTTCTTTTGAGAGACATGATCGAACGTTTGGACGCTGTAACGTCGGACCCCTCTCGGCAAAATATAGTTCTGTATTCTGCTCATGACTTAACCATAAGTGCGTTGATGCATCATATGGAAATTATTGATCAATGTGATATCAAGCCCGAGTACGGAGCGTGTTTCGCAATTGAACTCTACGAGAATCCAGATATCCCGGACGACTATCAGGTGAAG ttattttattttaaaaactatGCTGATCAGCATCCTGCCGAAATCAAACTACCTTTCTCCAACAAACTGTGTACATTCAAAGAGTTCAAAGATTTGATGAATCCAAAAGTAACAAACGATTACGAAAAGACCTGCAGTGAGAGTAGAA GTTCAGTCGTTCAGTAG
- the LOC119652264 gene encoding testicular acid phosphatase homolog isoform X2, giving the protein MQFNMTGMLFGFLLVCCQKRASAKPTLKAVLMLTRHGDRAPNGVYPKDPYLSFRWPGGLGALSKKGERQMKMSGSLKAARYKSLLGSIDNSSVNANIFVLSSSMERCFKSARYFLDGFLTGKWNEDLINVLPHEQDEFLLVKGKSCSPYYKTLFSGCSFEDPDVKNFLKSNNIGSRFFKLLEEKTGLEMTSIGPVFLLDDILSVQRDNGFPLPKWAYSLYDQYIHPIARFAFDKMSSSDYMQIRSGVLLRDMIERLDAVTSDPSRQNIVLYSAHDLTISALMHHMEIIDQCDIKPEYGACFAIELYENPDIPDDYQLFYFKNYADQHPAEIKLPFSNKLCTFKEFKDLMNPKVTNDYEKTCSESRSSVVQ; this is encoded by the exons ATGCAATTCAACATGACTGGAATGCTATTTGGATTTCTATTGGTTTGCTGTCAAAAACGAGCTTCTGCAAAACCTACACTCAAAGCAGTCTTAATG CTCACAAGGCACGGAGACCGAGCACCAAATGGAGTTTATCCCAAGGACCCATATTTATCTTTCCGATGGCCGGGCGGCTTGGGAGCTTTATCTAAA AAAGGTGAACGGCAAATGAAAATGTCCGGTTCGCTGAAAGCCGCGAGATATAAGTCCTTACTAGGCTCTATCGACAATTCTTCAGTTAACGCTAATATATTTGTGCTGAGCAGTTCCATGGAACGATGTTTTAAAAGCGCCAGATACTTCCTTGACGGCTTCTTAACTGGCAAATGGAACGAGGATCTTATAAATGTATTACCGCATGAACAGGATGAG TTTCTTCTGGTTAAAGGGAAATCATGTTCTCCATATTATAAAACTTTGTTCAGTGGTTGTTCATTTGAAGATCCGGATGTTAAGAACTTCCTGAAATCAAACAATATTGGTTCtagatttttcaaacttttggaGGAAAAGACTGGATTG GAAATGACTTCAATAGGACCAGTTTTCTTGTTGGACGACATTTTATCAGTACAACGGGACAATGGATTCCCCCTCCCTAAATGGGCCTATTCTCTGTACGATCAATATATCCATCCTATAGCCAGGTTTGCATTTGATAAGATGAGCTCATCGGATTATATGCAAATTCGAAGCGGCGTTCTTTTGAGAGACATGATCGAACGTTTGGACGCTGTAACGTCGGACCCCTCTCGGCAAAATATAGTTCTGTATTCTGCTCATGACTTAACCATAAGTGCGTTGATGCATCATATGGAAATTATTGATCAATGTGATATCAAGCCCGAGTACGGAGCGTGTTTCGCAATTGAACTCTACGAGAATCCAGATATCCCGGACGACTATCAG ttattttattttaaaaactatGCTGATCAGCATCCTGCCGAAATCAAACTACCTTTCTCCAACAAACTGTGTACATTCAAAGAGTTCAAAGATTTGATGAATCCAAAAGTAACAAACGATTACGAAAAGACCTGCAGTGAGAGTAGAA GTTCAGTCGTTCAGTAG
- the LOC119652264 gene encoding lysosomal acid phosphatase-like isoform X3, with amino-acid sequence MVSLKKGERQMKMSGSLKAARYKSLLGSIDNSSVNANIFVLSSSMERCFKSARYFLDGFLTGKWNEDLINVLPHEQDEFLLVKGKSCSPYYKTLFSGCSFEDPDVKNFLKSNNIGSRFFKLLEEKTGLEMTSIGPVFLLDDILSVQRDNGFPLPKWAYSLYDQYIHPIARFAFDKMSSSDYMQIRSGVLLRDMIERLDAVTSDPSRQNIVLYSAHDLTISALMHHMEIIDQCDIKPEYGACFAIELYENPDIPDDYQVKLFYFKNYADQHPAEIKLPFSNKLCTFKEFKDLMNPKVTNDYEKTCSESRSSVVQ; translated from the exons A TGGTTTCTCTAAAGAAAGGTGAACGGCAAATGAAAATGTCCGGTTCGCTGAAAGCCGCGAGATATAAGTCCTTACTAGGCTCTATCGACAATTCTTCAGTTAACGCTAATATATTTGTGCTGAGCAGTTCCATGGAACGATGTTTTAAAAGCGCCAGATACTTCCTTGACGGCTTCTTAACTGGCAAATGGAACGAGGATCTTATAAATGTATTACCGCATGAACAGGATGAG TTTCTTCTGGTTAAAGGGAAATCATGTTCTCCATATTATAAAACTTTGTTCAGTGGTTGTTCATTTGAAGATCCGGATGTTAAGAACTTCCTGAAATCAAACAATATTGGTTCtagatttttcaaacttttggaGGAAAAGACTGGATTG GAAATGACTTCAATAGGACCAGTTTTCTTGTTGGACGACATTTTATCAGTACAACGGGACAATGGATTCCCCCTCCCTAAATGGGCCTATTCTCTGTACGATCAATATATCCATCCTATAGCCAGGTTTGCATTTGATAAGATGAGCTCATCGGATTATATGCAAATTCGAAGCGGCGTTCTTTTGAGAGACATGATCGAACGTTTGGACGCTGTAACGTCGGACCCCTCTCGGCAAAATATAGTTCTGTATTCTGCTCATGACTTAACCATAAGTGCGTTGATGCATCATATGGAAATTATTGATCAATGTGATATCAAGCCCGAGTACGGAGCGTGTTTCGCAATTGAACTCTACGAGAATCCAGATATCCCGGACGACTATCAGGTGAAG ttattttattttaaaaactatGCTGATCAGCATCCTGCCGAAATCAAACTACCTTTCTCCAACAAACTGTGTACATTCAAAGAGTTCAAAGATTTGATGAATCCAAAAGTAACAAACGATTACGAAAAGACCTGCAGTGAGAGTAGAA GTTCAGTCGTTCAGTAG